In Deinococcus ruber, one DNA window encodes the following:
- a CDS encoding AlbA family DNA-binding domain-containing protein, with amino-acid sequence MSELFNWLLSLQEELEWLEFKVNNNDPNRIGEYISSLSNSAAYHGKPFGYLIWGIENSTLNRIGTTVDPLKLKVGNESLENWLIRKVSPRIQIKFHRYYEEGKSFVILEIPSVRNMPTSFDDSEYIRIGPHNQKLKDYTADGLTNFMRVGAKRASSRLR; translated from the coding sequence ATGTCGGAATTATTCAATTGGCTACTTAGCTTGCAAGAAGAGCTTGAGTGGCTGGAATTTAAAGTAAATAATAATGATCCAAATAGGATAGGTGAATATATCTCCTCTTTGTCAAATTCGGCAGCCTATCATGGAAAGCCGTTTGGGTATTTGATATGGGGGATTGAAAATTCCACTTTAAATAGAATCGGGACTACGGTTGATCCGTTAAAATTGAAAGTGGGTAACGAAAGTCTTGAAAATTGGCTGATAAGAAAAGTTTCACCGAGAATACAAATAAAATTTCATAGATATTATGAAGAAGGTAAGAGCTTCGTCATACTTGAAATTCCTTCCGTAAGAAACATGCCAACATCATTTGACGATTCTGAATATATTAGAATAGGACCGCATAATCAAAAATTAAAAGATTATACTGCTGATGGCCTGACAAATTTTATGAGAGTGGGCGCAAAACGAGCGTCCAGCCGACTTCGAA